The segment AGTTAGCGTGCCTATCATGGATCTATACTTCCAAAACGGCGGAGCGTGGTGTCAATTAGTGATTGGTTTTAACTCTTAATAATGACATATTTCATGCTAGCTGTTCTGACACCCGCCAAAGCTTCACTGAGTTATCCAAACTGCCACTGTAAACTATCCATTCTTCATCTTTCCGATCATGATCCTTCTCATTCCGGTTCTTAACGGCAAGACATTTCACTGGACCGGTGTGACTATTCAAGACCGACAAACAAGTATGAATACCCCTACCTTCACTCCGCCACACGCAGATGCTGTTGTCCGCCGACCCACTCAATAACAGGTTTCCGGCAGTAGCCAGACAAAGCACTGCCAGCTTGTGTCCCCTCAGAACTCCTCCGTGTGAGAACGTTTGCTTCTTGCGTTCCCAAAAGTTCACCAGTCCATCGGAGAATCCTGCGTACACAGTGGCCTGAGAGGCGTTCACCACTACAGACGTGACAGCGCTGTCCTGATCCAAAAGCGTGTAAACTAAAAGGTGTTTTGTGGTCTTACCGACGAACTCCCTACGCCACACCTTCACCTTCCCGTCGGCGGACCCGGTAAAAACCAAACCGTCAAACCCAACGACGACCGAATTAATGGCGTCGTGATGAGCGTTTACAGATTCTAAACATTTCGAATCTGAAATCCTCCAAACTTTCATTGTTCTATCCCATGATCCAGAATACAATAACCCTTTTTCTTCATCAATACACATGCAAGCAACGACATCATAATGCTTGATCCATGGAACGTTACGATGTCGTCTTGCTTCAATGTAATTATTAGGGTTCATGGAGCTCTTGATGTAATCTCTTGTCCTGGGTAAATTACCGATCCGGTTGTAAGATTTTTTCTTCTTATCTGAATACTTCCAAACCCGAATTTTCCCGTCCTGGTGGCCGGTAAATATCCGATTACCAAAAACTATGATCGCTTTCACTAATCCACTACTCGATTTGAAACCTGAAAACTCCATTAGATTCTTCCACACTCTAATGTTCTTTGAATCGGAACCTGTGTACAACAAATCCCCGGAAGATGCTAACGAATAAATATGACCCTCTTCGCGTATCAAAGACCCGATCAAGCCAGTGTTGTAGATGACACTTTCTTCGCTATTTCTGCCATGAGGAAGGGTCCAAGGAGATTTAGAGTAGGGCGATGGCATCTGATTGATTGGAGACATGAAGTAGACTGGTGATGAACAAGAAGACATGACAGGGCTAGGTAATGAGGCATTGCTACTGCGGTGACTAAAATTGTTTTCGGAGTTTTCTGGTTGTTGGTGGGTGGTGATGAAAACGTTTGGTTCTGAGCTGTGAAGGAGAATGGCGATTTTCTTTCGGACATTGTTTTTCTTCGAAAAGAAGGTTTTTCCAGCCATTTCTTTCTTCATTTTGTTTAAGTTGAAATTTAGATAGATTGAAGGAAAGCTGAAACGGTTGATTGTGTATGTTTTGCAAATGATGACAGAGGAACAAAAGAGagtatattttctataaaagagAAAGAGAATGCGAAGAGTCATATTTATAATTGGATTTGTGTTGCGAGGGTTTGAAAAGGTGGAGTAGGTGTACCATTAGTGGAAAGATCCCACACGTGTCTTAGGGTATATGGAGTAAAGTCTTTTTCGTTGTAAGCAACCCCATGAATAGTTTTAAGGCTCCCTAGGCTCTAGGGTTGTCGAATATTAAATTCAATTTgttgttattattttttatctatcaaaatatcttataatcggatatatatatatatatatatatatatatatatatatatatatatatatatatatatatatatatatatatatatatatatatatatatatatatatatatatatatatatatatatatatatatatatataggtagggttaggttcatttgagaccacttatattttgtgagaccgtgagacgcatttgtttattttttttttagttaattcatgttccgaaaataatatttaaaaaaagaattttttgatttttccgtttattttgcattttaaaattatttttagaatatgtacagtgtaatattctatttagaatatttcacgtatttttcaaaaaaaatagaattttttttaattttttttagttaattcaagtttcgaaaataatatttaaaaaaaagaatttttagatttttccatttattttgcattttaaaattattttttagaatatgtcagtgaaatattctatttagaatatttcacgtatttttcaaaaaaaaaaaaacggatttttttttttttttttatatttttttgaatattttttttagttaattcaagttccgaaaataacatttaaaaaaagaatttttggatttttccatttattttgcattttaaaattatttttagatttggtctcacggtctcacaaaattagaatggtctcaaatgaacctgaacctatatatatatatatatatatatatatatatatatatatatatatatatatatatatatatatatatatatatatatatatatatatatatataaaagaaacttcagaaatatattaaaaatataccGGGCCAGCGATAGAGAAGAAGGCCCAAAAAAACAACAAAGTTACAACATATTAAAAGACCAACAAACTCAATTGGACC is part of the Lactuca sativa cultivar Salinas chromosome 7, Lsat_Salinas_v11, whole genome shotgun sequence genome and harbors:
- the LOC111895646 gene encoding protein JINGUBANG, with protein sequence MTLRILFLFYRKYTLFCSSVIICKTYTINRFSFPSIYLNFNLNKMKKEMAGKTFFSKKNNVRKKIAILLHSSEPNVFITTHQQPENSENNFSHRSSNASLPSPVMSSCSSPVYFMSPINQMPSPYSKSPWTLPHGRNSEESVIYNTGLIGSLIREEGHIYSLASSGDLLYTGSDSKNIRVWKNLMEFSGFKSSSGLVKAIIVFGNRIFTGHQDGKIRVWKYSDKKKKSYNRIGNLPRTRDYIKSSMNPNNYIEARRHRNVPWIKHYDVVACMCIDEEKGLLYSGSWDRTMKVWRISDSKCLESVNAHHDAINSVVVGFDGLVFTGSADGKVKVWRREFVGKTTKHLLVYTLLDQDSAVTSVVVNASQATVYAGFSDGLVNFWERKKQTFSHGGVLRGHKLAVLCLATAGNLLLSGSADNSICVWRSEGRGIHTCLSVLNSHTGPVKCLAVKNRNEKDHDRKDEEWIVYSGSLDNSVKLWRVSEQLA